A window from Citrus sinensis cultivar Valencia sweet orange chromosome 5, DVS_A1.0, whole genome shotgun sequence encodes these proteins:
- the LOC102608113 gene encoding uncharacterized protein LOC102608113 isoform X1, producing MQSPTLNFRVQISPTQLSMFLLKKWRVAAFGVYGYMNFTKNGFKEHSKNFKPEDMQARIEGKNCVVTGANAGIGYATAEGLASRGATVYMVCRSKEKGETALSAIRSKTGNENVHLELCDLSSITEIKSFANRFSLKNKPVHVLVNNAGLLENNRLITSEGFELNFAVNVLGTYTITESMVPLLEKAAPDARVITVSSGGMYTAHLTDDLEFNSGSFDGMEQYARNKRVQVALTEKWSEMYKEKGIGFYSMHPGWAETPGVAKSMPSFNERLAGNLRTSEEGADTVLWLALQPKEKLVSGSFYFDRAEAPKHLKFAATAASHARIDPIVDVLRSMANLR from the exons atgcaaAGTCCGACGCTTAACTTTCGAGTACAGATTTCACCCACACAACTCTCAATGTTCCTCCTCAAA AAATGGAGAGTTGCAGCTTTTGGTGTGTATGGCTACATGAATTTCACCAAAAACGGCTTCAA AGAACactcaaaaaatttcaaacctGAAGATATGCAAGCTCGCATAGAAGGGAAAAATTGCGTAGTTACAGGAGCAAATGCTGGCATTGGTTATGCTACCGCTGAGGGTCTTGCTTCACG TGGGGCCACTGTCTATATGGTTTGTCGCAGTAAAGAGAAAGGAGAAACTGCTCTTTCTGCAATTCGGTCTAAGACAGGCAATGAAAATGTTCATCTGGAG CTGTGCGATCTTTCATCTATCACCGAGATCAAGTCTTTTGCGAACAGGTTTTCACTAAAGAATAAGCCAGTTCATGTTTTG GTTAACAATGCTGGCTTGCTTGAAAATAACCGATTAATCACATCTGAAGG ATTTGAGTTAAACTTTGCTGTAAATGTATTGGGCACATACACCATAACAGAATCAATGGTTCCTTTGCTGGAGAAAGCTGCACCTGATGCTCGAGTGATCACAGTTTCCTCTGGAGGAATGTATACAGCTCACTTAACTGATGATCTAGAG TTTAACAGTGGAAGCTTTGATGGGATGGAACAATATGCTCGAAACAAGCGAGTCCAG GTGGCACTAACTGAAAAGTGGTCTGAAATGTACAAGGAGAAGGGGATTGGGTTCTACTCAATGCACCCAGGGTGGGCTGAGACACCTGGCGTGGCCAAGAGTATGCCTAGTTTTAATGAAAG GCTTGCCGGGAATCTTCGAACGAGTGAGGAAGGTGCAGATACAGTCCTTTGGTTGGCTTTACAGCCAAAAGAGAAATTAGTATCAGgttcattttattttgatagggCTGAAGCACCTAAACACCTTAAGTTTGCGGCTACTGCTGCCTCTCATGCAAGAATTGACCCCATTGTGGATGTTCTTCGTTCCATGGCCAACCTTCGTTAA
- the LOC102608113 gene encoding uncharacterized protein LOC102608113 isoform X2 — protein MLALVMLPLRVLLHVGPLSIWFVAVKRKEKLLFLQFGLRQAMKMFIWSLQLCDLSSITEIKSFANRFSLKNKPVHVLVNNAGLLENNRLITSEGFELNFAVNVLGTYTITESMVPLLEKAAPDARVITVSSGGMYTAHLTDDLEFNSGSFDGMEQYARNKRVQVALTEKWSEMYKEKGIGFYSMHPGWAETPGVAKSMPSFNERLAGNLRTSEEGADTVLWLALQPKEKLVSGSFYFDRAEAPKHLKFAATAASHARIDPIVDVLRSMANLR, from the exons ATGCTGGCATTGGTTATGCTACCGCTGAGGGTCTTGCTTCACG TGGGGCCACTGTCTATATGGTTTGTCGCAGTAAAGAGAAAGGAGAAACTGCTCTTTCTGCAATTCGGTCTAAGACAGGCAATGAAAATGTTCATCTGGAG CTTGCAGCTGTGCGATCTTTCATCTATCACCGAGATCAAGTCTTTTGCGAACAGGTTTTCACTAAAGAATAAGCCAGTTCATGTTTTG GTTAACAATGCTGGCTTGCTTGAAAATAACCGATTAATCACATCTGAAGG ATTTGAGTTAAACTTTGCTGTAAATGTATTGGGCACATACACCATAACAGAATCAATGGTTCCTTTGCTGGAGAAAGCTGCACCTGATGCTCGAGTGATCACAGTTTCCTCTGGAGGAATGTATACAGCTCACTTAACTGATGATCTAGAG TTTAACAGTGGAAGCTTTGATGGGATGGAACAATATGCTCGAAACAAGCGAGTCCAG GTGGCACTAACTGAAAAGTGGTCTGAAATGTACAAGGAGAAGGGGATTGGGTTCTACTCAATGCACCCAGGGTGGGCTGAGACACCTGGCGTGGCCAAGAGTATGCCTAGTTTTAATGAAAG GCTTGCCGGGAATCTTCGAACGAGTGAGGAAGGTGCAGATACAGTCCTTTGGTTGGCTTTACAGCCAAAAGAGAAATTAGTATCAGgttcattttattttgatagggCTGAAGCACCTAAACACCTTAAGTTTGCGGCTACTGCTGCCTCTCATGCAAGAATTGACCCCATTGTGGATGTTCTTCGTTCCATGGCCAACCTTCGTTAA